Proteins from a single region of Deferribacterota bacterium:
- a CDS encoding methyltransferase domain-containing protein: protein MIFSTEVASHQHKTDQPILNRCLAAYVALQDYQLGRTLEVGVGSGDGIKFYINQTTSLTVVDKNLKLFNKNNSFKNLNEITQVKAFLPEQSLNTLKKYDSIICFQFIEHIEKDFKLINLLHNLLEDDGTLFITTPNKAESSGVNPWHYREYHQNDLEQLLSGVFNRLQFKGVFANQTSYKYHLESLKLGGKIRQTFLFNQFLKLPRSMQHFSYELANRYNRILLAKKEKY, encoded by the coding sequence ATGATATTTAGTACTGAAGTTGCATCTCATCAGCATAAAACTGATCAACCTATACTTAATAGATGCCTTGCAGCGTATGTAGCTTTACAAGATTATCAATTAGGTCGTACTCTAGAAGTAGGAGTAGGCTCAGGTGATGGAATCAAATTTTATATAAATCAAACAACAAGTCTGACGGTAGTAGATAAAAATCTAAAACTTTTCAATAAAAATAATTCCTTCAAAAATTTAAATGAGATAACGCAGGTAAAGGCTTTCTTACCAGAGCAAAGTCTAAACACTTTAAAAAAGTATGACTCCATCATATGTTTCCAATTTATAGAGCATATAGAAAAAGACTTTAAACTGATAAACCTCTTGCATAATTTGTTAGAAGACGATGGAACATTATTTATAACTACTCCTAATAAAGCAGAGTCTTCAGGGGTAAATCCATGGCATTATAGAGAGTATCATCAGAATGACCTTGAGCAACTATTAAGCGGTGTTTTTAACAGGTTACAATTTAAAGGGGTTTTTGCTAATCAAACATCTTATAAATACCACTTGGAAAGCTTAAAATTGGGCGGTAAAATTAGACAGACGTTCTTATTTAACCAATTTTTGAAACTCCCTAGATCAATGCAACATTTTAGTTACGAGTTAGCAAATAGATATAATCGTATTCTCTTAGCAAAAAAGGAAAAATAC